One genomic region from Jiangella sp. DSM 45060 encodes:
- the folB gene encoding dihydroneopterin aldolase has protein sequence MPDRIELRGLTARGRHGWFAHERENGQLFRVDVALSVDTRAAAQSDDLTDTVDYGSLAERVVGLVSGEPVRLVETLAQRIADLCLDDPRVEAAEVTVHKPEAPVAVPFDDVTVTIRRART, from the coding sequence GTGCCTGACCGTATCGAGTTGCGCGGCCTCACCGCGCGTGGACGCCACGGCTGGTTCGCCCATGAACGGGAGAACGGCCAGCTGTTCCGCGTCGACGTCGCCCTGAGCGTCGACACCCGTGCGGCGGCCCAGAGCGACGACCTGACCGACACCGTGGACTATGGCAGTCTTGCTGAACGGGTGGTCGGCCTCGTCTCGGGGGAGCCGGTCCGGCTGGTCGAGACCCTCGCCCAGCGCATCGCGGACCTCTGCCTGGACGATCCCAGGGTGGAGGCGGCGGAAGTGACCGTGCACAAGCCGGAGGCGCCGGTGGCGGTGCCGTTCGACGACGTGACCGTGACGATTCGAAGGGCCCGAACGTGA
- a CDS encoding ABC transporter permease, giving the protein MALSGPVHTATLTDNCLVRNDWVCGEYVRTRWDEIMEALGQHVTITVVSVVIGFALALVLAVVARRVGWLRGAILGTSTALYTIPSLAMFSLLVPLTKLTATTVVIGLVLYSLTILVRGILTGLDAVPGDVREAAVGMGYDGFRLLRKVELPMAVPAVFAALRVATVSTIALTTIGMIVGHGGLGNLIARGQRSNFHAEVLTASVLCVVLALVADLLLLALQRWLTPWRRGVHA; this is encoded by the coding sequence ATGGCGCTCTCCGGGCCCGTTCATACCGCAACCCTGACCGACAACTGCCTCGTGCGCAACGACTGGGTGTGTGGCGAGTACGTCCGTACTCGCTGGGACGAGATCATGGAGGCGCTCGGCCAGCACGTCACCATCACGGTGGTGTCCGTCGTCATCGGCTTCGCCCTCGCGCTCGTGCTGGCGGTCGTCGCCCGCCGGGTCGGGTGGCTGCGCGGCGCGATCCTGGGCACGTCGACGGCCCTGTACACCATCCCGTCGCTGGCGATGTTCTCGCTGCTGGTGCCGCTCACCAAGCTCACCGCGACGACGGTGGTGATCGGGCTGGTGCTGTACTCGCTGACGATCCTGGTCCGCGGCATCCTCACCGGCCTGGACGCGGTTCCGGGCGACGTCCGCGAGGCGGCGGTCGGCATGGGCTACGACGGCTTCCGGCTGCTCCGCAAGGTGGAGCTGCCGATGGCCGTGCCGGCGGTGTTCGCCGCGCTCCGGGTCGCGACGGTGTCCACCATCGCGCTCACGACCATCGGGATGATCGTCGGCCACGGCGGCCTCGGCAACCTGATCGCCCGCGGCCAGCGCAGCAACTTCCACGCCGAGGTGCTGACGGCTTCGGTGCTCTGCGTGGTCCTGGCGCTGGTGGCCGACCTGCTGCTACTGGCGCTGCAACGATGGCTCACGCCGTGGCGACGGGGGGTGCACGCGTGA
- a CDS encoding alpha/beta fold hydrolase translates to MPTVRANGADLAYDDAGSGPAVVLVHAGIADRRMWDHQVAALAERHRVVRYDWRGHGESGPAAGEFAHHADLLALLDALDIERAALVGCSMGGAYSVDVALAAPERVTALALIASGLSGHEWPAEMGALARERILAAVPADRLARYREHTADHVDPADVAAMAEAQLRLTAVGPGREPSDLDPDAWEHMVRMCRLVFEREWTGPAHTELPADPPAKPRLAGVVQPALVVNGRADLPYIQEVSGLLADGIPGARRVDLDDTGHLPPVERPAEVTALLTRFLAT, encoded by the coding sequence ATGCCGACCGTACGCGCCAACGGCGCCGACCTCGCCTATGACGACGCCGGAAGTGGGCCCGCGGTGGTGCTCGTGCACGCCGGCATCGCCGACCGGCGGATGTGGGACCACCAGGTCGCCGCGCTCGCGGAGCGGCACCGGGTGGTGCGCTACGACTGGCGCGGGCACGGTGAGTCCGGCCCCGCCGCCGGGGAGTTCGCCCACCACGCCGACCTGCTGGCGCTGCTGGACGCACTGGACATCGAGCGGGCGGCGCTGGTCGGCTGCTCCATGGGCGGCGCGTACTCCGTCGACGTCGCGTTGGCGGCGCCGGAGCGGGTGACGGCCCTGGCGCTGATCGCGTCCGGGCTGTCCGGGCACGAGTGGCCGGCCGAGATGGGCGCGCTGGCCCGCGAGCGGATCCTCGCCGCGGTGCCGGCCGACCGGCTGGCGCGCTACCGCGAGCACACGGCGGACCACGTCGACCCGGCGGACGTCGCGGCGATGGCCGAGGCACAGCTGCGGCTGACCGCCGTCGGGCCGGGGCGGGAGCCGTCCGACCTGGACCCGGACGCGTGGGAGCACATGGTGCGCATGTGCCGCCTGGTGTTCGAGCGCGAGTGGACCGGCCCGGCGCACACCGAGCTACCGGCCGACCCGCCGGCGAAGCCGCGGCTGGCCGGCGTCGTCCAGCCGGCGCTGGTGGTGAACGGCCGCGCCGACCTGCCGTACATCCAGGAGGTGTCCGGCCTGCTCGCGGACGGGATCCCGGGTGCACGGCGGGTCGACCTCGACGACACCGGCCACCTGCCGCCGGTGGAGCGCCCGGCCGAGGTGACGGCGTTGCTGACGCGCTTCCTGGCCACGTAG
- a CDS encoding ABC transporter ATP-binding protein, translating into MIRLDRVSKTYPDGTVAVQELTLEVGRGELVVLVGPSGCGKTTTMKMVNRLVEPTGGRIVVDGVDVTDADPVALRRGIGYVIQNVGLFPHRTIEENIAVVPELVGWPRKRRHERARELMELVGLDPAVHGKRYPHELSGGQRQRVGVARALAVDPPVLLMDEPFSAVDPVVRSQLQDEFLRLQDDVRKTILFVTHDIEEAVRLGDRIAVFKQGGRLEQFDTPAAILGAPATDFVADFVGADRGLKRLSVTAITPADLEHPPVVKADDDLATAGAALGDERWAVVLDGDGGLAGWVGHDMLTGAGKVRDHARRMEAWVELDDSLKVAFAEMLQWNAGWIAVLDDGDRYVGVLTPATLHAALRRSVEAEAKDVARAEVVLETVQNA; encoded by the coding sequence ATGATTCGTCTCGACCGCGTCTCCAAGACGTACCCCGACGGCACCGTCGCGGTGCAGGAGCTCACCCTCGAGGTGGGCCGCGGCGAACTGGTCGTGCTGGTCGGGCCGTCCGGCTGTGGCAAGACCACCACGATGAAGATGGTGAACCGGCTGGTCGAGCCGACCGGCGGGCGCATCGTGGTCGACGGTGTGGACGTCACCGACGCCGACCCGGTGGCGCTGCGCCGCGGCATCGGCTATGTCATCCAGAACGTCGGGCTGTTCCCGCACCGCACCATCGAGGAGAACATCGCCGTCGTCCCCGAGCTGGTCGGCTGGCCTCGCAAGCGTCGCCACGAGCGGGCCCGCGAGCTGATGGAGCTGGTCGGCCTCGACCCCGCGGTGCACGGCAAGCGGTACCCGCACGAGCTCTCCGGCGGGCAGCGGCAGCGGGTCGGCGTGGCCCGCGCGCTCGCCGTCGACCCTCCCGTCCTGCTCATGGACGAGCCGTTCAGCGCCGTCGACCCGGTGGTGCGGTCGCAGCTGCAGGACGAGTTCCTGCGGCTGCAGGACGACGTCCGCAAGACCATCCTGTTCGTCACGCACGACATCGAGGAGGCGGTCCGGCTGGGCGACCGCATCGCGGTGTTCAAGCAGGGGGGCCGGCTGGAGCAGTTCGACACCCCGGCGGCCATCCTCGGCGCGCCGGCCACCGACTTCGTCGCCGACTTCGTGGGCGCCGACCGCGGCCTCAAGCGGCTCTCCGTCACCGCCATCACGCCGGCCGACCTCGAGCACCCGCCGGTCGTCAAGGCCGACGACGACCTCGCCACGGCCGGCGCCGCCCTCGGCGACGAGCGCTGGGCCGTCGTCCTCGACGGCGACGGCGGACTGGCCGGCTGGGTGGGCCACGACATGCTGACCGGCGCCGGGAAGGTCCGCGACCACGCGCGGCGCATGGAGGCGTGGGTCGAGCTGGACGATTCCCTCAAGGTGGCGTTCGCCGAGATGCTGCAGTGGAACGCCGGCTGGATCGCCGTCCTGGACGACGGCGACCGCTACGTGGGCGTGCTGACGCCGGCGACGCTGCACGCGGCGCTACGGCGCTCCGTCGAGGCCGAGGCGAAGGACGTCGCCCGGGCCGAGGTGGTGCTGGAGACGGTGCAGAACGCCTGA
- a CDS encoding ABC transporter permease, with translation MNGLVDGVNWLLDGDNWSGPTGVGTRLTEHLWITLLSMAIACAVALPIALWLGHIGRGGALAVNISNVGRAVPTFAILAILYMTPLGLSIWTTVIALVLFAIPPILTNAYVGMREVDRDAVEAARGMGMNGLQLLRRVELPLAVPLIMGGIRLATVQVVATATLAAVISGPGLGRIITSGFNRQDVPELIGGAIMVGLLALAIEGVMALLQRAADPMRRATRQGRSKRDRDRGMPLVTDEVVSGA, from the coding sequence GTGAACGGGCTGGTGGACGGCGTCAACTGGCTGCTCGACGGCGACAACTGGTCCGGTCCGACGGGCGTCGGCACCCGGTTGACCGAGCACCTGTGGATCACGCTGCTGTCGATGGCGATCGCCTGCGCCGTCGCGCTGCCGATCGCGCTCTGGCTGGGGCACATCGGACGAGGCGGCGCGCTCGCCGTCAACATCAGCAACGTCGGCCGGGCGGTGCCGACGTTCGCGATCCTGGCGATCCTGTACATGACCCCGCTCGGGCTGTCGATCTGGACGACGGTCATCGCGCTGGTGCTCTTCGCGATCCCGCCGATCCTCACCAACGCCTACGTCGGCATGCGCGAGGTCGACCGCGACGCCGTCGAGGCGGCTCGCGGCATGGGGATGAACGGCCTCCAGCTGCTGCGCCGCGTCGAGCTGCCGCTGGCGGTGCCGCTCATCATGGGCGGCATCCGGCTGGCGACGGTGCAGGTGGTGGCGACGGCGACGCTGGCCGCCGTCATCTCCGGGCCGGGTCTGGGCCGCATCATCACCAGTGGCTTCAACCGGCAGGACGTGCCCGAGCTGATCGGCGGCGCGATCATGGTCGGCCTGCTGGCGCTGGCGATCGAGGGTGTGATGGCGCTGCTGCAGCGGGCCGCCGACCCGATGCGCCGGGCCACGCGGCAAGGACGGTCGAAACGCGATCGTGACCGGGGAATGCCGCTCGTCACGGACGAGGTTGTCAGTGGCGCGTAG
- a CDS encoding GNAT family N-acetyltransferase, with amino-acid sequence MPELQRLRADHAPAVLAFELANRAYFAAFISDRGDAYFEHFTERFDALLAEQEAGICAFYVLVAADGSVLGRFNLVDIDDGTAILGYRVAQHVAGRGVATATVRELSRLAASRHGVRTLRAAVAETNVASRKVLTKAGFVLTGPADPADIGGQPGSWFELVLA; translated from the coding sequence GTGCCCGAGCTGCAACGGCTGCGTGCCGACCACGCCCCGGCGGTCCTGGCCTTCGAGCTGGCCAACCGCGCCTACTTCGCCGCCTTCATCTCCGACCGCGGCGACGCCTACTTCGAGCACTTCACCGAGCGGTTCGACGCCCTGCTGGCCGAGCAGGAGGCCGGCATCTGCGCCTTCTACGTGCTCGTCGCCGCAGACGGCTCGGTGCTCGGGCGGTTCAATCTGGTCGACATCGATGACGGCACCGCGATCCTCGGCTACCGGGTCGCGCAGCACGTCGCGGGCCGTGGCGTGGCGACCGCGACCGTCCGTGAGCTGTCGCGCCTGGCGGCGTCGCGGCACGGGGTGCGCACGCTGCGGGCGGCCGTCGCCGAGACGAACGTCGCGTCGCGGAAGGTGCTGACGAAGGCCGGTTTCGTCCTGACCGGCCCGGCCGACCCGGCCGACATCGGCGGCCAGCCGGGCAGCTGGTTCGAGCTCGTGCTCGCTTAG
- a CDS encoding tyrosine-protein phosphatase, whose product MSERWIDLVGAVNVRDLGGLPTTDGGATRFGQVLRSDNLQDLIGDDIDRLTGEHRLRDVVDLRTTYEVTSEGPGPLTRVPDVTIHHLSLYPEVGTATDVEADSVLPWTGRDDEEAIWVNAGVYYTNYLRHRPGNVVAALRTMTTSGGSTLVHCAAGKDRTGVVCALALSVVGVDRQAVVDDYVQTGERVDAIMSRLKATATYAADLEGRPNDANLPRAESMHTFLDFIDTEFGSPAGWLARHGWTDAETAALRARLVG is encoded by the coding sequence ATGAGCGAACGATGGATCGACCTCGTCGGCGCGGTCAACGTCCGCGACCTCGGCGGGCTGCCCACCACCGACGGCGGCGCCACCCGGTTCGGCCAGGTGCTGCGCTCCGACAACCTGCAGGACCTCATCGGCGACGACATCGACCGGCTCACCGGCGAGCACCGTCTGCGCGACGTCGTCGACCTGCGCACGACGTACGAGGTGACGTCCGAGGGCCCCGGCCCGCTGACCCGCGTCCCCGACGTCACCATCCACCACCTGTCGCTCTACCCCGAGGTCGGCACCGCCACCGATGTCGAGGCCGACAGCGTGCTGCCGTGGACCGGCCGCGACGACGAAGAGGCCATCTGGGTGAACGCGGGCGTCTACTACACCAACTACCTGCGGCACCGGCCCGGCAACGTCGTGGCGGCGCTGCGCACCATGACGACCTCCGGCGGCTCCACGCTGGTGCACTGCGCGGCCGGCAAGGACCGCACCGGCGTCGTGTGCGCGCTGGCGCTGTCCGTCGTCGGCGTCGACCGCCAGGCCGTCGTCGACGACTACGTCCAGACCGGCGAGCGGGTCGACGCCATCATGAGCCGGCTCAAGGCCACGGCCACCTACGCCGCCGACCTCGAGGGGCGCCCCAACGACGCCAACCTGCCGCGCGCGGAGTCGATGCACACGTTCCTCGACTTCATCGACACCGAGTTCGGCAGTCCGGCCGGCTGGCTGGCGCGGCACGGCTGGACCGACGCCGAGACCGCCGCGCTGCGCGCCCGGCTGGTCGGCTGA
- a CDS encoding LysR family transcriptional regulator yields the protein MELRQLRYFVAVAEELHFGRAAERLHIVQPAVSQQIGRLEREFGVRLFDRSSRHVRLTDDGRRLLERARRVLAAAADTATLAAELAGRSGVLRLGAGAGLERRVERGLTTLRADRPDLAVTFADGPVSTHLDALRRGDLHAVLVRGAVESDDDLVATQAWSDEVVAALPAGHPRAGADTVRVADLAAHPARLPAPQCDGPFHRLLAGAGVRPLPDRPAGTVERTLLELAGSSDQWAPVPAGGPPPPAGVRTVRFDPPLPLPGVVVTSARTPADCRAGLVAAFGGPDIIDYGGR from the coding sequence GTGGAGTTGCGCCAGCTCAGGTACTTCGTCGCGGTCGCCGAGGAGCTGCACTTCGGCCGCGCCGCCGAGCGGCTGCACATCGTCCAGCCCGCGGTCAGCCAGCAGATCGGCCGGCTGGAGCGGGAGTTCGGCGTGCGGCTGTTCGACCGCTCGTCGCGCCACGTGCGGCTGACCGACGACGGCCGCCGGCTGCTGGAGCGGGCCCGCCGGGTGCTGGCCGCGGCCGCCGACACCGCGACGCTCGCGGCCGAGCTGGCCGGGCGCTCCGGCGTGCTGCGCCTCGGCGCCGGCGCCGGGCTGGAGCGACGGGTCGAGCGCGGGCTGACGACGCTGCGGGCGGACCGCCCGGACCTCGCGGTGACGTTCGCCGACGGCCCGGTGAGCACCCACCTCGACGCGCTGCGCCGCGGCGACCTGCACGCCGTCCTCGTCCGCGGCGCCGTCGAGAGCGACGACGACCTGGTCGCCACGCAGGCGTGGTCCGACGAGGTCGTGGCCGCGCTCCCGGCCGGGCATCCGCGCGCCGGCGCCGACACTGTCCGCGTCGCCGACCTCGCCGCTCACCCGGCCCGGCTGCCCGCGCCGCAGTGCGACGGGCCGTTCCACCGGCTGCTGGCCGGCGCCGGGGTGCGGCCGCTGCCCGACCGCCCGGCGGGCACCGTCGAACGGACCCTGTTGGAGCTGGCCGGCAGCAGCGACCAGTGGGCTCCGGTCCCGGCCGGCGGGCCGCCGCCGCCCGCCGGCGTGCGCACCGTCCGGTTCGATCCGCCGCTGCCGCTGCCGGGCGTCGTCGTGACGTCGGCGCGGACGCCCGCGGACTGCCGGGCCGGGCTGGTGGCGGCCTTCGGCGGACCCGACATCATCGACTACGGTGGACGCTGA
- the folK gene encoding 2-amino-4-hydroxy-6-hydroxymethyldihydropteridine diphosphokinase has product MTNVPNPNVVDADTLTGDLRPLRRTAFALGSNLGDRLEFLQAAVDTLTDSSEIVPVAVSPVYESEPVDTPSGSPNFFNAVLVVDTTLSPRSLMERAQSTETAYGRTRDVPNGPRTLDIDVLAVGDVTSDDDDLHVPHPRLAERAFVLIPWADVDPDFSVPGLGRVVELSSAVDATGVRRLDEALEIPA; this is encoded by the coding sequence GTGACCAATGTCCCCAACCCCAACGTGGTCGACGCCGACACGCTGACGGGTGATCTGCGTCCGCTGCGGCGTACGGCGTTCGCGCTGGGCAGCAACCTCGGCGACCGCCTCGAGTTCCTGCAGGCGGCCGTCGACACCCTCACCGACTCCTCCGAGATCGTGCCCGTCGCGGTCTCGCCGGTGTACGAGTCCGAACCGGTCGACACCCCCAGCGGCTCGCCGAACTTCTTCAACGCCGTCCTCGTCGTCGACACCACGCTGTCGCCGCGCTCGCTGATGGAACGGGCCCAGTCCACCGAGACCGCCTACGGCCGCACCCGCGACGTCCCGAACGGCCCGCGCACGCTCGACATCGACGTGCTCGCCGTCGGCGACGTCACCTCCGACGACGACGACCTGCACGTGCCGCACCCGCGGCTCGCCGAGCGGGCGTTCGTGCTCATCCCGTGGGCCGACGTCGACCCCGACTTCTCGGTGCCCGGCCTCGGCCGCGTCGTGGAGCTGAGCTCGGCCGTCGACGCCACCGGCGTGCGCCGGCTGGACGAGGCGCTCGAGATCCCGGCCTGA
- the folP gene encoding dihydropteroate synthase, with protein sequence MSSGRPERYVAGLPRPDRALVMGVVNVTPDSFSDGGFWYEPGDAIEHGLQLIEQGADIVDVGGESTRPGAARPSPDEERRRVLPVIRELAAAGAVVSVDTMRAEVAAPALEAGARLVNDVSGGLADPDMLRVVAEADVPVVLMHWRGHSDHMQERIAYDDVVADVLAELRPRVDAALAAGVRPEHIAVDPGLGFAKTWDHNWTLLARLAELHALELPLLVAASRKTFLGELLADPQTGERRPPVGRDAATDALSTTIALAGAWCVRVHTVPATLDAVHVAARLAQG encoded by the coding sequence ATGAGCAGCGGCCGCCCGGAGCGCTACGTCGCGGGCCTGCCGCGGCCGGATCGCGCGCTGGTCATGGGCGTCGTGAACGTCACGCCCGACTCCTTCTCCGACGGCGGCTTCTGGTACGAACCCGGCGACGCGATCGAGCACGGGCTGCAGCTGATCGAGCAGGGCGCCGACATCGTCGACGTCGGCGGCGAGTCCACCCGGCCCGGCGCCGCGCGCCCGTCGCCGGACGAGGAGCGCCGCCGGGTGCTGCCGGTGATCCGCGAGCTGGCCGCCGCGGGCGCCGTCGTCTCCGTCGACACCATGCGCGCCGAGGTCGCCGCACCCGCGCTCGAGGCCGGTGCGCGGCTGGTCAACGACGTGTCCGGCGGGCTGGCCGACCCTGACATGCTGCGCGTCGTCGCCGAGGCGGACGTGCCGGTCGTCCTCATGCACTGGCGCGGGCACTCCGACCACATGCAGGAGCGCATCGCCTACGACGACGTCGTCGCCGACGTGCTCGCCGAGCTGCGGCCGCGGGTCGACGCCGCCCTCGCCGCCGGGGTGAGGCCGGAGCACATCGCCGTCGACCCCGGGCTCGGCTTCGCCAAGACGTGGGACCACAACTGGACGCTGCTGGCCCGGCTGGCCGAGCTGCACGCGCTGGAGCTGCCGCTGCTCGTCGCCGCGTCGCGCAAGACCTTCCTGGGCGAACTGCTGGCCGATCCGCAGACCGGGGAACGGCGCCCGCCGGTCGGCCGCGACGCCGCCACCGACGCGTTGTCGACGACGATCGCGCTGGCCGGAGCCTGGTGCGTCCGCGTCCACACCGTCCCCGCGACGCTCGACGCGGTGCACGTCGCGGCCCGGCTCGCGCAAGGGTGA
- a CDS encoding TIGR03564 family F420-dependent LLM class oxidoreductase, translating to MRTGAWIDDDGVSVATVAERARAAAAAGYETVWLSERSGWDPLTLLTAVGAAVPEVQLGTAVVRTHPRHPLSLAAQALTTQAATGGRLRLGVGPSHAPIVEGQYGVPYDRPARHTREYLTALRPLLRGEPVAHAGVTVTVNGQLAGAGVAAPPLLLSALGPVMLRVAGELADGVVTTWAGPRSIGEHVVPALTAAAAAAGRERPAVIAGVCVAVTSDPDGVRDWVQRRFGVAGDLPSYRAQLDREGVRTPAETVVAGDEAAVGRAVRALADAGMDELMVLPVGPAADQARTLEVAATLAR from the coding sequence ATGCGAACCGGAGCGTGGATCGACGACGACGGCGTGAGCGTCGCGACGGTGGCCGAGCGGGCCCGGGCGGCCGCCGCGGCCGGGTACGAGACCGTGTGGCTGAGCGAGCGGTCCGGCTGGGACCCCCTGACGCTGCTGACGGCGGTCGGCGCGGCGGTGCCGGAGGTGCAGCTGGGCACGGCCGTCGTCCGGACCCATCCGCGGCACCCGCTGTCCCTGGCCGCCCAGGCGCTGACGACGCAGGCGGCGACCGGCGGCCGGCTGCGGCTCGGCGTCGGTCCGAGCCACGCGCCGATCGTCGAGGGGCAGTACGGCGTGCCGTACGACCGTCCGGCCCGGCACACCCGCGAGTACCTGACCGCGCTGCGGCCGCTGCTGCGCGGCGAGCCGGTCGCCCACGCCGGCGTGACGGTGACGGTGAACGGGCAGCTGGCCGGTGCCGGGGTCGCGGCGCCGCCGCTGCTGCTGTCCGCGCTCGGCCCGGTGATGCTGCGGGTGGCCGGCGAGCTGGCCGACGGCGTCGTCACCACGTGGGCCGGGCCGCGCTCGATCGGCGAGCACGTCGTCCCGGCGCTCACCGCCGCCGCTGCCGCCGCCGGGCGCGAACGGCCCGCCGTCATCGCCGGGGTCTGCGTCGCGGTCACCAGCGACCCGGACGGCGTGCGCGACTGGGTGCAGCGGCGGTTCGGCGTCGCCGGCGACCTGCCGAGCTATCGGGCCCAGCTGGACCGCGAGGGCGTCCGGACACCCGCCGAGACCGTCGTCGCCGGTGACGAGGCGGCCGTCGGCCGGGCCGTCCGCGCGCTCGCCGACGCCGGTATGGACGAGTTGATGGTGCTGCCGGTCGGGCCCGCGGCGGACCAGGCGCGGACACTGGAAGTGGCGGCGACGCTGGCCCGATAG
- the purD gene encoding phosphoribosylamine--glycine ligase: MKVLVIGSGAREHALVRCLLRDPEVSEVHAAPGNAGIAADIAVHSVVADQPEAVADLAARLDADLVVVGPEVPLVAGVADAVKARGIACFGPSGRAARLEGSKAFAKDVMAAAEVPTAMAVVCETRAEAEAALDRFGAPYVVKDDGLAAGKGVVVTDDRAAALAHAEACGRVVIEEYLDGPEVSLFCVTDGRVAVPLTPAQDFKRAYDGDEGPNTGGMGAYTPLPWAPEGLVDDVMERVVRPTIEEMQRRGIPFAGLLYVGLALTSRGVRVVEFNARFGDPETQAVLARLRSGLGGLLRAAATGTLAQHPEPVWRDGAAVTVVVAAHGYPASPRTGDPIGGLDDAAAVKGVEVLHAGTRLDAGGAVVSSGGRVLSVTAVGDDIDEARARAYEAVGHIRLDGSHHRTDIALRR, from the coding sequence GTGAAGGTACTCGTCATCGGTTCCGGCGCCCGCGAGCACGCCCTGGTGCGCTGCCTGCTGCGCGACCCCGAGGTGTCCGAGGTGCACGCCGCGCCGGGCAACGCGGGCATCGCCGCGGACATCGCCGTCCATTCCGTCGTCGCCGACCAGCCCGAGGCCGTGGCCGACCTCGCCGCCCGGCTCGACGCCGACCTCGTCGTGGTGGGACCCGAAGTGCCGCTGGTGGCGGGCGTCGCCGACGCCGTCAAGGCACGCGGCATCGCCTGCTTCGGGCCGTCCGGGCGGGCCGCCCGGCTGGAGGGGTCGAAGGCCTTCGCGAAGGACGTCATGGCCGCGGCCGAGGTGCCCACCGCCATGGCCGTGGTCTGCGAGACCCGCGCCGAGGCCGAGGCCGCGCTGGACCGCTTCGGTGCGCCGTACGTCGTCAAGGACGACGGCCTGGCCGCCGGCAAGGGCGTCGTCGTCACCGACGACCGCGCGGCCGCGCTCGCGCACGCCGAGGCCTGCGGCCGCGTCGTCATCGAGGAGTACCTCGACGGCCCCGAGGTGTCGCTGTTCTGCGTCACCGACGGCCGGGTCGCCGTGCCGCTCACCCCGGCCCAGGACTTCAAGCGCGCCTACGACGGCGACGAGGGCCCCAACACCGGCGGCATGGGCGCGTACACGCCGCTGCCGTGGGCGCCCGAGGGCCTGGTCGACGACGTCATGGAGCGGGTCGTCCGGCCGACCATCGAGGAGATGCAGCGCCGCGGCATCCCGTTCGCCGGCCTGCTGTACGTGGGGCTGGCGCTGACGTCGCGCGGCGTGCGCGTCGTCGAGTTCAACGCCCGGTTCGGCGACCCCGAGACGCAGGCCGTGCTGGCCCGGCTGCGGTCCGGGCTGGGCGGGCTGCTGCGGGCCGCGGCCACCGGCACCCTCGCCCAGCACCCGGAGCCGGTGTGGCGCGACGGCGCCGCGGTCACCGTCGTCGTCGCGGCGCACGGGTACCCGGCGTCCCCGCGCACCGGTGACCCCATCGGCGGGCTGGACGACGCGGCCGCCGTCAAGGGCGTCGAGGTGCTGCACGCCGGCACCCGGCTGGACGCCGGCGGCGCCGTCGTCTCCAGCGGTGGCCGGGTCCTGTCGGTCACGGCGGTCGGCGACGACATCGACGAGGCGCGCGCCCGCGCGTACGAGGCGGTCGGGCACATCAGGCTCGACGGCAGCCACCACCGCACCGACATCGCGTTGCGCCGATGA
- a CDS encoding DUF3180 domain-containing protein: MQRTKIGSLIWVAAVAVPAGWSIGRIVDAASGALPPIPWVLPLLLLFLAVGMFAGARAVRGWITERRFDQRIDALRVARSVALAKASAYFGALLTGVYTGLGLLALGLLDSPMGRNRAVLSAVVVAAAVVLTVAAVRLERAGEVPPPSDEENGAHPA, translated from the coding sequence GTGCAACGGACGAAGATCGGCTCGCTGATCTGGGTCGCCGCGGTGGCGGTCCCGGCCGGTTGGTCGATCGGCCGCATCGTCGACGCCGCGTCGGGCGCGCTCCCGCCGATCCCGTGGGTGCTGCCGCTGCTGCTGCTGTTCCTGGCCGTCGGCATGTTCGCCGGCGCCCGGGCGGTGCGCGGCTGGATCACCGAGCGGCGCTTCGACCAGCGCATCGACGCACTCCGGGTCGCCCGCTCCGTCGCCCTCGCCAAGGCGTCGGCCTACTTCGGCGCCCTGCTCACCGGCGTCTACACGGGCCTCGGCCTGCTGGCGCTGGGCCTGCTCGACTCCCCGATGGGCCGCAACCGCGCCGTCCTCTCCGCCGTCGTCGTCGCGGCCGCGGTCGTGCTGACGGTGGCCGCCGTCCGGCTGGAACGCGCCGGCGAGGTCCCGCCACCGTCCGACGAGGAGAACGGCGCCCACCCGGCCTAA